A single Gloeocapsa sp. PCC 73106 DNA region contains:
- a CDS encoding phycobiliprotein lyase has protein sequence MVFKHSMTMMDFFRKSEGIWFSQRTVHRFDALDDESGESNLIVKVLEKDDQRVMQICQDHGVNPDLVTGGASFNWQDNLEDREPNPNYAAILVDIPHAQNPRLGKFIRNRGYVEGIPVVSSYQFTDNGVLTIETEYDRNQGQERCWFVNDNFRVRVSTVRMMNGVNLMAYCSERRCVSPDD, from the coding sequence ATGGTATTTAAGCACTCTATGACGATGATGGATTTTTTTCGTAAAAGTGAAGGAATTTGGTTTTCTCAGCGCACCGTTCACCGTTTTGATGCTCTAGACGATGAGTCAGGAGAATCTAATCTAATAGTCAAAGTTTTAGAGAAAGACGATCAACGGGTTATGCAAATTTGTCAAGATCATGGAGTTAATCCTGATTTAGTTACTGGGGGTGCTAGTTTTAACTGGCAAGATAACTTAGAAGATAGAGAACCGAATCCTAATTATGCCGCAATTTTAGTAGATATACCTCATGCCCAAAATCCTCGCTTAGGAAAGTTTATTCGTAATCGAGGTTATGTAGAGGGTATTCCTGTAGTTAGTTCTTATCAGTTTACAGATAATGGCGTCCTGACGATAGAAACCGAATACGATCGCAACCAGGGACAAGAACGATGCTGGTTCGTCAACGATAATTTTCGCGTCCGTGTCAGTACGGTTAGGATGATGAACGGTGTTAATTTGATGGCTTACTGCTCAGAACGTCGGTGTGTTTCTCCCGATGATTAA